A stretch of Kaistella flava (ex Peng et al. 2021) DNA encodes these proteins:
- a CDS encoding type II toxin-antitoxin system RelE/ParE family toxin, with the protein MELEIFWTQLAEDKLQDIFDYYKGKAGIKTSRKIITQIVDRTIDLNKNPRIGPEEELLKDRLQEFRHLISTNYKIIYYINFETKRIVIANVFDVRQNPEKIQKTKY; encoded by the coding sequence ATGGAGTTAGAAATCTTTTGGACTCAACTTGCAGAAGATAAACTGCAAGATATTTTTGATTACTACAAAGGGAAAGCAGGAATTAAAACTTCAAGGAAAATAATCACCCAAATTGTTGACCGAACAATTGATTTAAATAAAAACCCAAGAATTGGTCCCGAAGAAGAATTGTTGAAAGACCGCTTGCAGGAATTTAGACATTTGATATCAACAAATTACAAAATAATCTATTACATCAATTTTGAAACGAAGAGAATTGTAATTGCAAATGTTTTTGATGTAAGACAAAATCCTGAAAAAATACAGAAAACGAAATATTAA
- the betT gene encoding choline BCCT transporter BetT, translated as MNQNSNEDNPNDHTHSEKTPFERSRFGGSVKSPKVKSEVPVSKSDLGKGAQKLWQNKTTQINWSVLIISSAVIASFSFWVIAMPDQARATMKLTVNWIATNLGWYYVLTMALVIFFVVWVALSKAGNLRLGPDDSRPQYGLATWAAMLFAAGVGIDLLFFSVTGPVVQYLTPPSGDAESAAALQDAVVWTMFHYGIAGWAVYALLGMAMGYFAYRWNLPLSIRAALYPLFGKRVKGALGDSISTIALIGTVFGVATTMGIGVVLLNVGFAKLFGFNEGLTLQIALVIGAVILTIAATTSGVDRGIRWISELNLWSAVAMMAFILIAGHTAFLLNGLVENIGQFLVTLPSRMFKTFAYVPDSSDWMGSWTLFFWAFWLAWGPFVGVFLARISRGRTLREFVVAAITVPVLCDFIIVSFFGNSALYEVLQGNSAFAELAIESPEHGWYALLGMFPAPLFLIALATFSGLLFYITSANSGAMVMSNFSASIPDPSEDGPKWLRIFWAVLTAVLTISMLLAGGVITMEYATLIFALPVTVIAYLVMFSFYKALRIERAEQEGKVIRDPTITPSGGHIPERSWKQRLGQMLTFASKKEGVQYLERVIRPALDDVAAEFRGQGYDAERQNADHDERISTIDPTRPSGPLLRVSTDSVHDFYYQVAMVATPAPTFSGKMASDTDVYYRLEVTTQTGSGGYDLMGLSRQQVIDDVLEQYEAYITYISAAREEDE; from the coding sequence ATGAACCAAAACTCCAACGAAGATAATCCGAATGATCACACCCATTCAGAAAAAACGCCGTTTGAACGCAGTCGTTTTGGTGGCAGCGTAAAGTCGCCTAAAGTTAAAAGTGAGGTTCCTGTATCAAAAAGTGATTTGGGAAAAGGCGCTCAAAAACTATGGCAGAATAAAACCACCCAAATTAACTGGAGTGTTTTAATAATATCATCTGCGGTAATTGCGTCGTTTTCATTTTGGGTAATTGCGATGCCTGATCAAGCGAGAGCAACAATGAAATTAACCGTTAATTGGATCGCCACCAATTTAGGCTGGTACTACGTTTTGACAATGGCGCTTGTCATTTTCTTTGTCGTTTGGGTGGCACTATCAAAAGCAGGAAATCTGCGTTTGGGACCTGATGATTCGCGGCCACAATATGGACTTGCTACCTGGGCCGCAATGCTTTTTGCGGCAGGAGTCGGAATTGACCTTTTGTTTTTCTCGGTGACGGGACCCGTCGTTCAGTATTTGACGCCACCCTCGGGTGATGCAGAATCTGCCGCTGCTTTGCAGGATGCAGTCGTTTGGACCATGTTTCACTATGGTATAGCCGGTTGGGCGGTCTATGCACTACTCGGTATGGCAATGGGATATTTTGCTTATCGATGGAATTTGCCGCTTTCAATCCGAGCAGCGCTATATCCGCTTTTTGGCAAACGAGTAAAAGGTGCACTAGGTGACTCCATCAGCACTATTGCATTGATAGGAACTGTTTTTGGCGTCGCAACCACCATGGGAATTGGCGTGGTGCTGCTTAACGTTGGTTTCGCAAAACTGTTTGGCTTTAACGAAGGTCTAACGTTGCAAATTGCACTGGTTATTGGCGCTGTGATTTTAACGATTGCAGCAACAACATCAGGCGTAGATCGTGGGATCCGCTGGATTTCTGAATTGAATCTGTGGAGCGCCGTGGCCATGATGGCATTTATTCTAATAGCAGGTCATACAGCATTTTTGCTTAACGGATTGGTAGAAAACATCGGTCAATTTTTGGTAACGCTGCCTTCAAGAATGTTTAAAACTTTTGCCTACGTTCCAGACAGCAGTGACTGGATGGGAAGTTGGACCCTTTTCTTTTGGGCCTTTTGGCTGGCATGGGGACCTTTTGTAGGCGTATTTTTGGCTCGGATTTCCCGCGGCCGAACTTTGCGCGAATTTGTAGTTGCGGCGATTACGGTACCGGTGCTTTGTGACTTTATTATCGTGTCCTTTTTTGGCAACTCCGCACTGTACGAAGTATTACAAGGGAACTCGGCATTTGCCGAACTGGCAATCGAAAGTCCTGAACATGGCTGGTATGCACTTTTAGGAATGTTCCCTGCACCCCTATTCTTGATTGCTCTTGCCACGTTTTCAGGATTGTTGTTTTATATTACCAGTGCCAACTCAGGTGCAATGGTAATGTCTAATTTTTCAGCATCGATTCCTGATCCAAGTGAGGATGGTCCTAAATGGTTACGAATATTTTGGGCTGTTCTAACGGCAGTGTTGACCATTTCTATGCTTCTGGCAGGCGGCGTTATTACAATGGAATATGCTACACTAATTTTTGCGCTTCCGGTAACTGTTATTGCGTACCTGGTCATGTTTTCATTTTATAAAGCGTTACGGATAGAGCGTGCCGAACAGGAAGGAAAAGTGATTCGCGATCCAACAATTACTCCAAGTGGTGGTCATATTCCCGAGCGTTCCTGGAAGCAGCGACTTGGGCAAATGCTTACTTTTGCCTCAAAAAAAGAAGGAGTGCAGTATTTAGAGCGCGTGATTCGCCCTGCTCTTGATGACGTGGCGGCGGAATTTAGAGGTCAGGGTTATGATGCCGAGCGTCAGAATGCCGACCACGACGAAAGAATCTCAACCATTGATCCTACTCGTCCTTCGGGACCTTTACTCAGGGTGTCGACCGACAGTGTTCATGATTTTTATTATCAGGTGGCTATGGTGGCAACACCAGCACCGACCTTTAGCGGAAAAATGGCATCGGATACCGATGTTTATTATCGACTTGAAGTCACTACCCAAACCGGATCAGGTGGCTATGATTTAATGGGATTGAGCCGTCAGCAGGTGATTGATGATGTATTGGAACAATATGAAGCGTATATTACCTATATAAGCGCAGCACGAGAGGAAGACGAATGA
- a CDS encoding MarC family protein: MTFEFNSFIHLIFIGFIALFPVINPLGSAFIVSPYFSGLDRQERLNAIKRISLYAFLICLVTLIIGHWILELFGITVPIIQLAGGIMICKTGWEFLSPPKQENTEEIQTGNKNLSHQLENKLFFPITFPITTGAGTIAVLFTLSAHGSSKTISQYLINTSAIMIAVLALCILVFICYINANRLIKYLGSQREKIINSIMAFLIFCVGLQIAVEGITQLALQIMKVLHQAS, encoded by the coding sequence ATGACATTTGAATTCAACTCCTTCATCCATTTAATATTTATAGGATTTATTGCACTATTCCCGGTTATCAATCCTCTTGGAAGCGCCTTTATTGTAAGTCCCTATTTTTCTGGCTTAGATCGACAAGAACGATTGAATGCAATCAAACGAATTTCATTATATGCTTTTTTAATCTGTTTGGTTACTTTGATTATTGGACATTGGATCTTAGAATTATTTGGAATAACGGTTCCAATTATTCAGTTAGCGGGTGGAATAATGATTTGCAAAACCGGCTGGGAATTCCTTTCACCACCGAAACAAGAAAATACAGAGGAAATCCAAACTGGCAACAAAAATCTAAGTCATCAACTGGAAAACAAACTGTTTTTTCCAATTACTTTTCCAATTACTACCGGAGCTGGTACAATCGCGGTTCTCTTTACCTTAAGTGCGCATGGATCCAGTAAAACCATCTCCCAATACTTGATCAATACGAGTGCGATTATGATTGCGGTATTGGCATTGTGTATTTTAGTATTCATTTGTTATATCAATGCCAATCGACTGATTAAGTATTTAGGCTCGCAAAGGGAGAAAATAATTAACAGCATTATGGCTTTTTTAATTTTTTGTGTTGGTTTACAAATCGCAGTTGAAGGCATTACCCAACTCGCTTTACAGATCATGAAAGTTTTACATCAAGCGAGTTAA
- a CDS encoding DUF488 family protein, giving the protein MKAAEKPTIYTIGHSTRTIGEFLEMLNSFNIKILADIRRLPGSRKYPQFNQDDLKKSLEENGIEYVYIEDLGGRRPAKKDSKNTSWRNKSFQGYADYMETESFENGAAELAKLALEHPTAMMCSEAVWWRCHRSMVSDYFKAKGWEVLHIMALGKVHEHPYTSPARIVGDQVFYSDENSG; this is encoded by the coding sequence ATGAAAGCAGCGGAAAAACCAACCATTTACACCATCGGTCATTCTACCAGAACGATCGGGGAATTTCTGGAAATGTTGAATTCATTTAATATTAAAATTTTAGCAGACATTCGAAGACTTCCGGGTTCGAGGAAATACCCGCAATTTAATCAGGACGATTTAAAGAAATCTTTAGAAGAAAACGGAATCGAATATGTTTATATTGAAGATTTGGGCGGAAGAAGACCAGCGAAAAAAGATTCAAAAAATACAAGTTGGAGAAATAAATCTTTTCAAGGTTACGCCGATTACATGGAAACCGAATCCTTTGAAAATGGTGCAGCAGAGTTGGCGAAGTTAGCCTTAGAACATCCGACGGCGATGATGTGTTCAGAAGCAGTTTGGTGGCGTTGTCATCGCTCCATGGTTTCGGATTATTTTAAAGCAAAAGGCTGGGAAGTTTTACATATTATGGCTTTAGGCAAAGTTCACGAACATCCTTATACTTCTCCGGCGAGAATTGTGGGAGATCAGGTTTTTTATTCTGATGAAAATTCTGGTTAA
- a CDS encoding DUF2945 domain-containing protein, producing MMKTQFKIGDKVKWNSEAGRVSGTIIKIHTKDFDYKGYTHHATEDDPQYEIKSSKTDHIAAHKGSALTKE from the coding sequence ATGATGAAAACACAATTTAAAATTGGCGATAAAGTCAAATGGAATTCGGAAGCAGGAAGAGTTTCGGGAACGATTATTAAAATCCATACCAAAGATTTTGATTACAAAGGTTACACGCATCATGCTACAGAAGACGATCCGCAGTACGAAATCAAAAGCAGCAAAACCGATCATATTGCAGCGCACAAAGGTTCGGCTTTAACGAAAGAGTAG
- a CDS encoding LysR family transcriptional regulator, giving the protein MFDYRLKVFYTVANRLSFTKAANELNISQPAVTKHIKEIENQLNTKLFDRKGTTIQLTESGKILFVYAEKSRQLYRDLEFAISQLNKQEKGKLKIGASTTIAQYILPEILAKFNSYYKDINIELVTHNSEDIATLLKNGKIDLGIVEGESKSSYFDYLKFKRDEIVLVCKADHPLVNKNFKIKDLYDIDLIVREQGSGTQEFIQNQLKKSGIDVQKLKIMMQLGSSESIKNYLLYSEAMAFLSVSTILPELKNNQLSIVDIKNFSIERDFNFITLKGEQSDLIDLFMKFISYN; this is encoded by the coding sequence ATGTTCGATTACCGCCTGAAAGTTTTTTATACCGTTGCCAACCGTTTGAGTTTTACCAAAGCCGCAAACGAATTGAATATTTCCCAACCTGCGGTGACCAAACACATTAAAGAAATTGAGAATCAACTTAACACCAAACTGTTTGACCGAAAAGGAACCACTATTCAATTGACCGAAAGCGGAAAAATATTATTTGTCTATGCAGAAAAAAGCCGTCAATTGTATCGCGATTTAGAATTTGCGATTTCGCAACTCAATAAACAGGAAAAAGGAAAACTGAAAATCGGCGCGAGTACGACGATTGCACAATATATTTTACCGGAAATCCTGGCGAAATTTAATTCTTATTACAAAGACATCAATATCGAATTAGTCACTCATAATTCTGAAGACATTGCTACTTTACTTAAAAATGGAAAAATTGATTTAGGAATTGTGGAAGGTGAATCAAAGTCTTCTTACTTTGATTATTTAAAATTTAAGCGCGATGAGATTGTTTTGGTTTGTAAAGCGGATCATCCTTTGGTTAATAAAAACTTTAAGATAAAAGATTTATACGATATCGATTTGATTGTAAGAGAGCAAGGTTCTGGAACGCAAGAATTCATTCAAAATCAATTGAAAAAATCTGGAATAGATGTTCAAAAATTGAAGATTATGATGCAGTTAGGAAGCAGTGAAAGTATCAAAAACTATTTACTGTATTCTGAAGCGATGGCTTTTCTATCTGTCAGCACGATTTTACCAGAATTGAAAAATAATCAGTTGAGTATCGTTGATATTAAAAATTTTAGCATTGAAAGAGATTTTAATTTTATCACTTTAAAAGGAGAACAGTCAGACTTAATCGATCTTTTTATGAAGTTCATCAGTTATAACTAA
- a CDS encoding YeiH family protein codes for MQTTLNKDLLRKILFFLLVVFCVSPFASSPVALALGIGFTIIIGNPYEQKVHKYIHLLLQISIVGLGFGLQLDEAMKAGREGITLTIMSITTVMVLGYFLGKFLKIERPLSYLISVGTAICGGSAIAAVTPIIKPTTKQISLALAIVFTLNSIALFIYPAIGHLLNMTQEQFGLWCAIGIHDTSSVVGAANKYGDIALKVATTVKLSRALWIIPMSLLTMVLFKTKGAKVKIPWFIGYFIIAILLHTYFPIFEGFSHIATTAAKSGLNLTLFFIGSTISIQTLKTISWKPLFLAIVLWVIISVGSLLMILK; via the coding sequence ATGCAAACTACTTTAAACAAAGATCTTCTACGAAAAATATTATTTTTTCTTTTGGTCGTATTCTGTGTTTCTCCTTTCGCCAGTTCTCCCGTTGCTTTAGCTCTGGGAATCGGTTTCACGATTATCATTGGAAATCCGTATGAGCAGAAAGTTCACAAATACATCCACCTTTTATTACAAATTTCGATTGTCGGATTGGGATTTGGATTACAATTAGACGAGGCCATGAAAGCCGGAAGAGAAGGAATTACGTTAACCATTATGAGTATCACCACAGTGATGGTTCTTGGTTATTTCTTAGGGAAATTTCTTAAAATTGAAAGACCTTTATCTTATTTAATTTCCGTCGGAACCGCGATTTGTGGTGGAAGCGCTATAGCTGCTGTAACGCCGATTATTAAACCTACCACGAAGCAAATATCCTTGGCATTGGCGATTGTGTTCACTTTAAATTCTATCGCATTGTTTATTTATCCAGCCATCGGGCATTTATTAAATATGACTCAGGAGCAGTTCGGCTTGTGGTGTGCGATTGGAATTCACGATACCAGTTCTGTTGTTGGTGCTGCCAATAAATACGGTGATATTGCCTTGAAAGTGGCGACAACCGTTAAATTATCTCGGGCTTTATGGATTATTCCAATGTCGCTTTTAACAATGGTTTTATTTAAAACCAAAGGAGCGAAAGTAAAAATCCCGTGGTTTATCGGCTATTTTATCATCGCCATTTTACTACATACGTATTTTCCTATTTTCGAAGGATTCAGTCATATCGCTACTACTGCCGCAAAATCAGGATTGAACTTAACTTTATTTTTTATCGGATCAACGATTTCTATTCAGACCTTAAAAACGATCAGCTGGAAACCTTTATTTCTCGCAATAGTTCTTTGGGTAATCATCAGTGTCGGAAGTTTATTGATGATTTTAAAGTAA
- a CDS encoding chloride channel protein gives MERKKIVTQHYFRLIISSMIVGLASALLAFTLKHLTEYFEHHLFNAVNSGYTSLFIILPSVGITTIYFLRKYLFQNRKNKGITEIYKTLDQRKDHLPLFKIPSHFFNGFLTVIFGGSTGVEVSTVVATATIGNYAYEKEFSARMYKRELICAGVVGGVAILFTSPLAGFLFAMEVIARKTRKSLIIACTASALVSWAFIEFFDPETILTHPVTEWTYAAIPFFIILSILGGGLSVYFTLLVTRMKKLFGNISNNFIRVNLGAIAVGILIFFFPSLYGDSYHGLHEILNKPLELSSATPILFLLAVAVLKPLASALTLGAGGDGGVFAPSIVAGAFLGLMVAFVGNTYFGMNLTPINFALLGAAVTLSASLYAPFTSVVLICNLLPDGYNLFVPILICCFISHQFAKKLLPYNVYTYDFYLNSKASS, from the coding sequence TTGGAAAGAAAAAAAATAGTTACCCAGCATTATTTTCGTTTGATTATCTCATCGATGATTGTTGGTTTAGCAAGCGCATTATTAGCATTTACTTTAAAGCATCTTACCGAATATTTCGAACATCATCTATTCAACGCTGTCAATTCGGGATACACTTCACTCTTTATCATTTTACCATCAGTCGGAATTACAACGATTTACTTTTTAAGAAAATATCTTTTTCAAAATAGAAAGAATAAAGGAATTACGGAAATATATAAAACTCTCGATCAGCGAAAAGATCATTTACCTTTATTTAAAATTCCGTCGCATTTTTTTAATGGATTTCTGACCGTCATTTTTGGAGGCTCAACCGGAGTTGAAGTTTCTACCGTTGTTGCCACAGCGACCATTGGAAATTATGCTTACGAAAAAGAATTTTCTGCGCGAATGTACAAACGCGAATTAATTTGTGCGGGAGTTGTTGGCGGAGTTGCGATTTTATTTACAAGTCCGCTTGCAGGATTTTTATTTGCAATGGAAGTAATCGCTCGTAAAACCAGAAAATCATTAATCATTGCCTGTACCGCTTCAGCTTTGGTTAGTTGGGCTTTTATTGAATTCTTCGATCCTGAAACAATTTTAACTCATCCGGTAACAGAATGGACTTATGCCGCAATTCCATTCTTTATCATATTAAGTATTTTGGGTGGTGGACTTTCGGTTTATTTTACGCTTTTGGTCACCCGAATGAAAAAACTATTTGGAAATATTTCTAATAATTTTATCAGAGTTAATTTGGGCGCCATCGCTGTTGGAATATTAATTTTCTTTTTCCCAAGTTTGTACGGAGACAGCTACCACGGTTTACATGAAATTTTAAATAAACCCCTGGAGTTATCATCTGCAACCCCAATATTATTTCTTTTGGCAGTAGCGGTTCTAAAACCTTTGGCTTCTGCTTTAACTTTAGGCGCAGGTGGTGACGGTGGAGTTTTTGCGCCAAGTATTGTGGCTGGAGCTTTTTTAGGTTTAATGGTAGCATTTGTTGGAAATACTTATTTTGGAATGAATTTAACTCCAATTAATTTTGCCTTGCTTGGTGCGGCGGTTACTTTATCTGCTTCTTTGTATGCGCCTTTTACATCAGTCGTTTTGATCTGTAATCTACTTCCTGATGGATATAATTTGTTTGTACCCATTTTAATCTGTTGTTTCATTTCACATCAGTTTGCAAAGAAATTACTTCCTTATAATGTTTATACTTACGACTTTTATCTGAATTCAAAAGCTTCATCTTAA
- the ric gene encoding iron-sulfur cluster repair di-iron protein produces MLTKEKTIGEFVAEDFRAAQVFRKYKIDFCCKGDRTVEEACENKKYQAEDIYNELSNVANLKSGDIDFNSWPLDLLADYVEKTHHRYVEENSTVLLQYLNKLCKVHGDRHPELFEITKIFTEISGELAAHMKKEELILFPFIKRMVNAKQKGEALVTPNFGTVESPVAMMKHEHTVVGDLFAKIDDLTNNYQFPEDACGTYQVTYKMLEDFEKDLHTHIHLENNILFPKAIALEKTF; encoded by the coding sequence ATGTTAACGAAAGAAAAAACCATCGGTGAATTTGTAGCAGAAGATTTCAGAGCGGCCCAAGTATTCCGCAAGTATAAGATCGATTTTTGTTGCAAAGGCGACAGAACGGTAGAAGAAGCATGCGAAAACAAAAAATACCAAGCAGAAGATATTTACAATGAATTATCAAATGTTGCCAACTTGAAATCCGGCGATATCGATTTCAATTCTTGGCCTTTGGATTTATTAGCAGATTACGTGGAGAAAACGCATCACCGTTATGTTGAAGAAAATTCAACGGTATTGCTTCAATATTTAAATAAGCTTTGTAAAGTTCATGGCGACAGACATCCGGAATTATTTGAAATCACCAAGATTTTCACTGAGATTTCTGGAGAATTAGCAGCTCACATGAAAAAAGAAGAGTTAATTCTTTTCCCTTTTATCAAAAGAATGGTGAACGCCAAACAAAAAGGAGAAGCATTAGTAACTCCAAATTTCGGAACGGTAGAAAGTCCGGTTGCCATGATGAAACATGAGCATACTGTGGTGGGCGACCTGTTTGCGAAGATTGACGACTTAACCAATAACTATCAATTCCCTGAAGATGCGTGTGGAACGTATCAAGTGACTTATAAAATGCTTGAAGATTTTGAGAAAGATCTACATACCCACATTCATTTAGAAAACAATATTCTCTTCCCGAAAGCCATCGCTTTAGAGAAAACTTTTTAA
- a CDS encoding RrF2 family transcriptional regulator — protein sequence MFSKACEYAIKASIYIAQQSHQNRSANVKEVAKSVNAPEAFTAKILQQLCRENILESIRGKQGGFIFQVDKQKQIKIFDVVQLIDGDGIFTNCGLGLQKCSSENPCPVHDDFKEVRNGLVAMVQKYSFYDLAIKTETGLAWLK from the coding sequence ATGTTTTCTAAAGCCTGTGAATATGCGATAAAAGCAAGCATTTATATTGCGCAACAAAGTCATCAGAACCGAAGTGCGAATGTAAAAGAAGTTGCAAAATCAGTGAATGCTCCGGAAGCTTTTACCGCTAAAATTCTGCAACAACTTTGCCGTGAAAATATTTTGGAATCGATCCGTGGAAAACAGGGTGGTTTCATTTTTCAGGTTGACAAGCAGAAACAGATTAAAATTTTCGATGTCGTTCAATTAATCGATGGTGACGGAATTTTCACCAACTGTGGATTGGGTTTACAAAAGTGTTCTTCCGAAAATCCTTGTCCCGTTCATGACGATTTCAAAGAAGTACGAAATGGTTTGGTGGCCATGGTGCAGAAATATTCCTTTTATGATTTGGCTATAAAAACCGAAACTGGTTTGGCTTGGCTGAAATAA